A single Vulpes vulpes isolate BD-2025 chromosome 16, VulVul3, whole genome shotgun sequence DNA region contains:
- the MDH1 gene encoding malate dehydrogenase, cytoplasmic, whose translation MSEPIRVLVTGAAGQIAYSLLYSIGNGSVFGKDQPIILVLLDITPMMGVLDGVLMELQDCALPLLKDVIATDKEDVAFKDLDVAILVGSMPRRDGMERKDLLKANVKIFKCQGAALEKYAKKSVKVIVVGNPANTNCLTASKSAPSIPKENFSCLTRLDHNRAKAQIALKLGVTSDDVKNVIIWGNHSSTQYPDVSHAKVKLQGKEVGVYDALKDESWLKGEFITTVQQRGAAVIKARKLSSAMSAAKAICDHVRDIWFGTPEGEFVSMGIISDGNPYGVPDDLLYSFPVTIKNKTWKIVEGLTINDFSREKMDLTAKELAEEKETAFEFLSSA comes from the exons ATG TCTGAACCGATCAGAGTCCTCGTGACTGGAGCAGCTGGTCAAATTGCATATTCACTGCTGTACAGTATTGGAAATGGATCTGTCTTTGGTAAAGACCAG CCTATAATTCTTGTGCTATTGGATATCACTCCCATGATGGGTGTCCTAGATGGTGTCCTAATGGAACTACAAGACTGTGCCCTTCCCCTCCTGAAAG ATGTCATCGCAACAGATAAAGAGGACGTTGCCTTCAAAGACCTGGATGTGGCCATTCTTGTGGGCTCCATGCCAAGAAGGGATGGCATGGAAAGGAAGGATTTACTCAAAGCAAATGTGAAAATCTTCAAATGCCAGGGTGCAGCCTTGGAGAAATATGCCAAGAAGTCAGTTAAG GTTATCGTGGTGGGAAATCCAGCCAATACCAACTGCCTGACTGCCTCCAAGTCGGCACCGTCCATCCCCAAGGAGAACTTCAGTTGCTTGACTCGTTTGGATCACAACCGAGCCAAAGCTCAG ATTGCTCTTAAACTTGGTGTGACTTCTGATGATGTAAAGAATGTCATTATCTGGGGAAACCATTCCTCAACTCAGTATCCAGATGTCAGCCATGCCAAGGTGAAACTGCAAGGAAAGGAAGTTGGTGTTTATGATGCTCTGAAAGATGAAAGCTGGCTCAAGGGAGAGTTCATCACA aCCGTGCAGCAGCGTGGCGCTGCTGTCATCAAGGCTCGAAAGCTGTCCAGCGCGATGTCTGCTGCAAAAGCCATCTGTGACCATGTCAGAGACATCTGGTTTGGAACCCCAGAG GGAGAATTTGTGTCCATGGGCATTATCTCCGATGGCAACCCCTACGGTGTTCCTGATGATCTGCTGTACTCATTCCCTGTTACAATCAAG AATAAAACCTGGAAGATTGTTGAAGGTCTCACTATTAATGATTTCTCCCGTGAGAAGATGGATCTAACTGCAAAGGAACTGgcggaagaaaaagaaactgcctttgagtttctttcttctgcctga